A region of the bacterium genome:
GTGAGGCGCTGGATGCGTTCCAAGCCGCGCTCAACAGCGCCACGGTGAGCCTCGCTAAGGCGATCGCCAGGGATGGCGAAGGCGCCACCAAGCTGATCGAGATCACGGTCGCCGGCGCGCAGTCCGATGAGGACGCCCAGCGCGCGGCGTTCGCGGTCGCCAACTCTCCGTTGGTCAAAACGGCGATCCATGGAGCGGGGGTCTATTGGGGACGGATCCTGGCGGCGGTGGGGTACTCCGGCGCCGAGGTCCAACCGGATCGGGCGATGGTCCGGATCGGACCGGTGGTGGTCGCCGAGCGCGGAATGCCGGCGGGGGGTCCGGAACTCATCGAGCAGGCGGGCGAGCACCTGGCGGGTCAGGACGTCCAGGTGCTGGTCGACCTGGGCGTGGGGCGAGCGGAAGCCACCGTCTGGACCTGCGACCTTTCTGAAGAATACGTGAAGGAAAATGCCGGGGACCTCTCCTAGGCTGTCCGTCGACGCGGTGACCGAACAGGGCGGGGTGATCGCCCAGGGGCTTCGCTATGTGAGCGCCTGGAAGGGCAAGACCGTCGTCGTCAAGTTCGGGGGGAGCGTGCTCGACTCGAGCCGGGACGGCACGCTGGCCCAGGATCTCGTGCTCCTGAAAGGCGCCGGCATCCATCCGATTCTCGTGCACGGAGGCGGACCCGATATCACGCGCCTGTTGGAGCGGTTGGGGAAGACGTCGCAGTTCGTGCAGGGGCTCCGCGTCACCGACGAGGAGACGATGGAGGTCGTGGAGATGGTGCTCGCCGGCCGCGCGAACAAGGCCCTCGTGTCCCTGATCATTCGCGAGGGCGGTCAGGCCGTGGGCCTCAGCGGGAAAGATGGGCAGATCCTCATCGCCCGCAAGTACCAGGGCGCGGTCGATCTCGGCCACGTCGGCGAGGTGCAACAGGTGCATCCCGAGCTGCTGGTGCAGCTCAGCGCGCAAGGCTATATCCCCGTGGTGGCCTCGCTCGGGATCGGAGAGGACGGGACGAGCTACAACCTCAATGCCGATACCGCGGCCGGGGCGCTCGCGGTCGCGCTCGGCGCGAGCAAGTTTGTGCTGCTGACCGATGTCGAGGGCGTCTACCGCGATTACCATGGGGCGAGAGAGCTCATCTCCGAGTTGCGCGCGGGTGACGTCCCCTCACTCGTCGCGGATGGCACGGTGAGCCGGGGGATGCTGCCGAAGATCGAGGCGGCGATCGCGGCGCTCCGCGGAGGAGTCCCGAGCGCCCACATCATCAGCGGCGCGATTCCGCACGCGCTGCTCGTCGAGTTGTTTACCGAGCGGGGCATCGGGACGATGCTCAACCCGTGACGCGGGTGCTGAGAAAACCGGAGGTGGGGTGAGCGATGACCACACAGGAGACCATCGAGCTGTCGAGGCAGGTCCTGATGCCGAACTACCGGCGCCTGCCCGTCGCGTTCGTCGAAGGACAGGGGATGCGGCTCTGGGACGCAGAAGGCAAAGAGTACCTGGACTTCGTCGCGGGCATCGCCGTCGACGTGCTGGGTCACTGCCATCCCCACCACGTCCGGGCGATCCAGCAGCAGGCGACCAAGCTCATCCACGTCAGCAACCTGTACCACATCCCCCAGCAGGCCGAGTTGGCGCGCGCCCTGCTCGATGTGTTGAGGATCCCCGACGGCAAGGTGTTCTTCTGCAACAGCGGCGCGGAGGCCGCCGAGGGCGCGATCAAGCTGGCCCGAAAGGCCGCGCGCACCGTCCGGGGACGGGACGCGTACGAAATCATCGTCGCGGATCACGGGTTCCACGGGCGGACGATGGGGGCGCTCTCCGCCACCATGGTCGCGCGGTATCACGAGGGGTTTGAGCCGCTGGTACCCGGGTTTGTCTCGGTGCCCCCGAACGACCTCGGTGCGGTGGAGCGGGCCGTCACCCCGAAGACGGCCGCGGTCTTCATGGAGCCGATCCAGGGGGAAGGTGGGATCAACCCCACCGACGACGACTACCTGCGCGGACTCAGGCGGGTGTGCGATGAACGGGGGCTGTGGCTGATCCTCGACGAGGTGCAGACCGGGTTCGGCCGCACCGGCCGCTGGTTCGCCTACCAGCACGCCGGCGTCACGCCGGACATCGTGACCCTGGCGAAGGGGATGGGCGGCGGGGTGCCGATCGGCGCATTTGTGGGGCGCGGGCA
Encoded here:
- a CDS encoding acetylornithine transaminase, with product MTTQETIELSRQVLMPNYRRLPVAFVEGQGMRLWDAEGKEYLDFVAGIAVDVLGHCHPHHVRAIQQQATKLIHVSNLYHIPQQAELARALLDVLRIPDGKVFFCNSGAEAAEGAIKLARKAARTVRGRDAYEIIVADHGFHGRTMGALSATMVARYHEGFEPLVPGFVSVPPNDLGAVERAVTPKTAAVFMEPIQGEGGINPTDDDYLRGLRRVCDERGLWLILDEVQTGFGRTGRWFAYQHAGVTPDIVTLAKGMGGGVPIGAFVGRGQLAEVLQPGSHGSTFAGGPLICAAALAVLRTIQEEDLVDRAAEMGAYLLAKLRDLANAHPVITEIRGRGLMVAIELSVPSEPVVAACLERGLLVNNVQPKAIRLVPPLIVERGDIDEAIRILGTALSAVGAEAGKAAAR
- the argB gene encoding acetylglutamate kinase, yielding MPGTSPRLSVDAVTEQGGVIAQGLRYVSAWKGKTVVVKFGGSVLDSSRDGTLAQDLVLLKGAGIHPILVHGGGPDITRLLERLGKTSQFVQGLRVTDEETMEVVEMVLAGRANKALVSLIIREGGQAVGLSGKDGQILIARKYQGAVDLGHVGEVQQVHPELLVQLSAQGYIPVVASLGIGEDGTSYNLNADTAAGALAVALGASKFVLLTDVEGVYRDYHGARELISELRAGDVPSLVADGTVSRGMLPKIEAAIAALRGGVPSAHIISGAIPHALLVELFTERGIGTMLNP